A stretch of DNA from Phycisphaerae bacterium:
CATGGGGTGACGGACTTCTCGGATCGCAGGCGGAGGACTTTGATACCGGCGACATTATCGTGGCGGGCGAGGTATTCTGCGAGGGGCTCCTCGCGGACGGCAGGCTTTGTCGCGTGGAGAAGCGTCGGAGCGGCGGATGCGTTGTGAAAGACGAATCCCAAGTGGCCGACGTACAACTGTCCCTTGTCGGCGCGGACGAACTCGACGACGTCGGCGTCCTGGAGAAGCGGCAGCACCTCGGGAAAATACCGCCGGGGAACATGGGCGTCCTCAAAATCGATCGGGTCGGCGGAATACGCGAGGCCGAATTGCTTAAAGAACGCGGCGCGGTCAACGCGGACGCGATAGGCGGCGGCCCCGGGCAGCTTTTTGGTAACATCTTCCAGTAACCAGGCGTTATTGAGGTTCCAGTCCGTCTCGGTGAAGTGGTTCCGGGACAACATGCCGATCCGGCCGTCCTTGTAGCGTAATCTTTGCAACGTTTGGAAGAAGGACGGCCAGTCGTGCGCCAGGGCCATCGCGATTGTCTGTTCAACGAACGTCACGCAGTCGCCGGCGGTCAGGCAATACAAGGGATCCGGATCGTAGAGTTCAAACGGGTATTCCCCGAGCGGACCCAGTCGATAGGGCTGACCGATCGTGGTCCGTGCGACGAGCGCGACGCGCTTGCGGTAATCCGGCTCTTCGCGCGCCAGGCGACAGAGATAAGCATCGAGCCGTTTCTCATCGAGCTCGTGGATTCGGATTTCAGAGCTGTGGGATTGATGAATGGACGGGGATGAGCTGCAAGCTCCACCTGCCATCAGAAAAAAGGCAAGGAAAACGCGCCGATAAGCCATACGCAAGTTCAGTATACCCGCCGCTCGCGGTGGGGAGGAATGCCGAGTTGCTGGCGGTACTTGGCCACGGTCCTTCGCGCGACCGGTATCTTTGCGGTCTGATTGTAGATCTTGACGATCTCGTCGTCCGTCAGCGGCTTGGTCTTGTCCTCCCCGTCGATGATTTCCTTGACCCTGGCCTTCATGCTGTCCCACGTCACGGTCTCGCCGGAGCCGACGGTCGTGCCGCCGGCGAAGAACTGGCGAAGCGGGTAGAGACCACGGGGCGACTGGATGTACTTGCCGTCGACCGTGCGGCTGATGGTGGAAGGGTCGCAGCCGAGTTCTTCGGCGAGATCGCGCATGCGCAGGACCTTGAGAAACTGCGGGCCGTAGTCGAAGAATTCGCGCTGGCGTTCGAGGAGAATGTGACCGATTTGCAGCAATCGCTGGCGCCGGTATTCGATGGCGTCCTTGAGGACGCTGGCGGATTCGATGCGGCCTTTGATGAAGTCGCGCGTGGCCTTGTCCGTGGAACGGTCCTGGAGCATCTGGCGATATTGGTGCGAGATCCGCAGACGGGGGCTGTTGCCGCGGGCAAGGCGAAGGGTGTAGCCATCGCCCTCTTCCGCGTAGTCCACGAGGATATCCGGGGAAATCCGCGGGACGTTCGATGGTTGCACGAGCAGACCGGGATGGTGATTGAGCTTGCCGATGGTTTTCAGGGCGTCCTTGATCTCGTCGATCGACGCCCCGGTCGCCTTGGAAACCGCGGGGTAGAGGTTGCGTGCCAGGTCGCCCAGGTGATGGCGGACAAGCTCCTCGCACAACGGGTTGGCTTCCGGACCGTCGGGGTTGGCTTCCTGCTTGGCGCGAAGCTGAATGAGCAAACACTCAGAGAGGTCGCGCGCGGCGACGCCGGTCGGTTCGAGCGTTTGAACGAGGGCCAGGGCTTCGTTCAGCACGGTAAATTGGGGCGGTGGCGTGCGCGACCGGGCGATCTGCTCCATGAGCTGCGCGTGCTGCTCGGGGGATCGTTCGATGATGAGCGGCGTCGCTTCGGGGGTGTCGCCGTTGTCGCGCGTGGGGTGGTGCTCTTCCTCGGTGCGGAGGTAGCCGTCTTCGTCCAGCCAGTCGATGATGGCTTCGCCGGCCTGTTTGATTTCGGGGGAGGTGTCTACCAGCGACCATTGTTTGAGGAGCTGGTCGCGGAGACACTCGCCGCGCGATGCAGTGTTGGCCATTGCGTCGAGCTTGGAGTCGCGGTCGGTGTTCATGCCGCCGCCCGCGCCGCCGCGGCCGTAGGGAAGATCGCCGGGGTCGAATTCCATCTCGCGCGACATGCGCTCCAGGCGCTCGAAGCTCTCAGCCTCGGCGTTGTTGGACTCGCTGGCGGGCAGATCTTCTCGGGGGGCCTTGTCGGTCGGTGGGGCTTCGGGCTCGAGTTCCTCGAGAACCGGGTTGGACTCCAATTCCTCCCGGACCTTGGCCTCCAGGGCGAGGAGCGGAAGGGTAAGGATCTCCATGGATTGGATCAGTTGTGGCGTTAGGCGTTGCTCAAGCCGCATCTGCTGCGACGGCAACATTGAGAGATATTGGGACATGCGAGGCCGCCTATGCTTCAGCCAAAGGTGCTTAACTAGGTGTCGCTAAGCAGGTTACGGCTGAAGTCCGTAGGCTTTTTCGGATCGGCCGCCTCCCTGCTTCACGTGAATTATACTGCATTTTTTTGCGGTCCGCAGGCAAAAATGCGGCGTCAGGCATGGATTTTGCATGGACCGCGGCCGCGTGCGGTTTTTGGAGCAGAACAGAGCACTCTAGAAACTGCCTCGGCCTTCGATTGCATCTTGCAGCACCGCCCTGGTCGCGTATTCGATTTGCGAGCCGGTCGGTAACCCGCGGGCGAGCCGCGTGACTTGCACGCCGTGAGGGGCGAGGACGCTCTTGATGTGCAGGGCCGTGCCTTCGCCTTCCAGGGTCGGGTTGGTGGCGAGTACGACTTCGCGGACGGCACCGGATTTGACGCGGGCAACGAGGGCGTCGATGGTCAGGTCACCGGGCTCGATGCCGTCGAGCGGGGCGATGTGGCCGAGCAGGACGTGGTAAACACCGCGGATGAGGCCGGTCGCTTCCAGCAGCAGGACGTCCTTGGGCTGTTCGACGACGAAGATGACGGCTTGGTCGCGCCGAGAATCGGCGCAGATCGCGCAGGGGTCGGTCTCTGTCAAGTTGTAACAGATCTTGCAGTGGCGAACATTCTCCTTGACCTCGCGGATCGCGGAGGCGAGGGCCAGGGCCTTATCCTTGTCCGATTTGAGAATGTGAAAGGCGAGGCGTTCGGCGCTGCGCGGGCCGATACCGGGGAGTTTCTCGAACTCGGACATGAGGCGGGTGAGCGAGGAAGGAGTGGGATCGGGCAATGCTATGCCTCCTGGCAAAATAATAGCGAATTGCGAATAGCGAATAGCGAAAGCCCCGAGGTTCGAGCGTGGAGTCGTACGAAGAAATTCGCTATTTGCCATTCGCCATTCGTCATTTCTATTGCCCTCCCAACATCCCCTCGAGCCCCGGCAGATTCATGCCGCCCGTGATCTGCTGCATCTGCGCCTTGACGCCTTCGTTGGCCTTACGCTGGGCGGCGGCCACGGCGGATTTCACAAGGTCTTCCAGAAGTTCGACGTCGTCGGTGACGGCCGACGGGCTGATTTTCAATCCGACCAGTTCGAGCTTGCCCGAGACGGTGGCCGTGACGGCGCCGGCGCCGCTATCCGCCTCGAAGCGGGCATTGGCCAGCGTCTCCTGCATTTCCTTCATCTTCGACTGCATCTGCTTGGCCTGCTTCATCAGGCCGGCCAGATCGCCAAGTGATCCGAACATGAGAACTCCTTTGGTGTGATTCTAGTGTTCCGTTGATGGGGCCGGGGCATCGGCGCCGTCGCGTTGTACGTGGACGATTTGGCCGCCGAAGACTTCGAGGGCCGCTTGGACCATTGGTTCGGCGTGGGCCGCCTTCAGATCCGCCTGGGTCATGCGTTTGGTCACGGGATTGACCGGCGGGGAAGCGGCGGAAGCGATGGGATCGCGCTTCTTCATGGGTGGCGCGGGCGCGGTTCGCGGCGGAGCATTGGACGGCGGGGGCACTGGTGGCGAGGCAGCCGCGGGCGTCGAGGTCGCGATGCGCGGCGGTGGTGCGGACGAAGGCGTCGGCCGATGGGTGGACGCGCCGCCCTGGACTTGTGCGAGAAGCGATTCAATAGAGGAGAAGTTGGCGGCTTCGGCCATCCGAACGAGCGCGGCCTCGACCAGCGGCCGGCCGCTGCCGCTGGATTTGACGCTGCGGCGAAGCTCTTCGAGCACGCTGATGAAATAGACGTAGGCGCCGCCGTCAAACTTTTTGCACTGTTCCGCCAATGACGAGCGAAGGCCGGCGGGCACATCGACGAGATCCGTCTGTTCACCGCACAGGCGCATCAACATGAGATCGCGAATCTGGGAGATCAGGAGGTTGCACCAGTGGTCCAGCGCATGGCCCTGGGAGAGGGACTGGTCGGCCACGGCCAGGACCCCGGCGGCGTCGTGTTCGGCGAGGCGGTCGATCAAGGCCGCGAAAAGTTCGTCGTGCGCCGCGGGCAGGATCTCATTGACGACTTGCAGTGAAACTCTGCCGGCCATGGAGATGACCTGGTCGAGCAGGGAAAGACCATCGCGCATGGAGCCGTTGGCAAGGCGGGCGAGTCGTTTGAGCGCTTCCGGCTCCGCCTCGATTCCTTCGTCGGCACAGATCTTGGTCATCTGTTCGGCGATTTCGGCGGGGGAGATGGACTTGAAATCGAAACGCTGGACGCGGCTGAGGATGGTCGCGGGGACCTTCTGCGACTCTGTCGTCGCCATGATGAATTTGACATGTCCGGGCGGCTCTTCGAGCGTCTTGAGCAGGGCGTTGAAGGCCCCGGTGCTCAGCATGTGGACTTCGTCGATGATGTAAACCTTGAAGCGGCTCCGCGTCGGGCGGTAGACCGCGTTGGTGCGCAGTTCGCGGATATGATCGACGCCGGTGTTGGAGGCCGCGTCGATCTCAACGACGTCCATGTCCTCGCCGCGGGCGATCATCTGACAGGAATCACACGTCCCGCAGGGTGTGGTGGTGGGGCCCTCTGCCGACAGGCAATTCAGGGCCTTGGCCAGGATGCGGGCGACGGAAGTTTTGCCCACCCCGCGCGTTCCGCAAAAGAGATAGCCGTGGTGGACGCGATTCTGGCTGATGGCGTTCTTGAGCGTCGTCGTCACGGCGGACTGGCCCACGACCTCGTCGAAGGTGCGGCTGCGAAACTTACGAGCAAGGACCGTGTACGACATAGAATGCAAGGGTATCAGGGTTCAATCCCTTAATCCCTGTTCCCTCAATCCCTTCGCCTTGGCGTCCTGAAATGCTGCGGCCCAGCACCTCACGGCACATGGCTGCCGCAGATGGGCTGCTCTGTTTCCAGCCTGACCCGTTGTCCACGCCCGCTCATTGCATGAGACCGGGCCACAGCATTTCAGGACGCCGTTTTTCGATCAGATTGACATTATAGGGAAGGGGCCGCCAAGGTCCATTCGCGAGCGGATGAGTATTACGTGCCGCTTCGCAGCGGTGCGCCGACGTCTGCCGCCGTGATGCTTTTGATAATCAGCGGCTTAAGCGGGCGGCGGTTTTCGTCGGTGGGGACTTCGCCGAGCTTGCGCAGTGTGGCCAGCGATTGCGGGCCGGTGATCTGGGCGAAGGCGGTGTAGCGGCCATCCCAGGCGGGTTGTCGGGAGAGGCAGATGAAGAATTGGCTGCTGCCGCTGTTGGGATCTCCGGCGATCAGGGCCATGCCGACCGTGCCGAGTTCGAACGGCGTGTCGTTGAACTCGGGGGGGAGGGTCGCGCCGTCGGGACGCTTGCCCGTGCCGTCGCCGTTGGGACAGCCGCCGAGGATGAACTGGTGATCGTACACCATGTGAAACGTCTTGTTGCTGTAGAAGCGGCGTTCGACCAGATCGAGGAAATTGGCGACGTGGCGCGGCGCTTTGTCGTACAGCAATTGCAGCGTCAGAGCGCCGTGCTCTGTATCCATGACGACCTGCTTGTATTGCACGACGTTAAGCACCAGCGGCGGGGCTTCGAGGGCGCCGCCGTACGGTCTCCAGCGAAGTTGGTAAACTCCGGCCTGGTGAAGGCCGGGATAAAAGCGTGAAACGTCAAACCGCAGGCCGATCGTGGCGAAGGGAGCCAGCGTGACCGGCGCGACTGGAAAATCGGGCTTGCGAGTGATTCGATCGCCCAGGTTGGGGAAGTCCTCGGATGCGACGTCGAGGCCCTTGAAATCGGTTGCCGAGAAGACATGTTCCAGCGGCAGACCCATGCCCCATTCGGGTCGGGCGCGGCCTTCCAGAGCGCCGGGCACGACGAGCTTCACGGGCTCGTCAGTCATGTTCTCAATGGCGAATTCGACAAACACTTCGCTCCCGACCGGGATCGTCGCCCGGTCCGTACGAAGCACCGCGCGGACCATCGAGGCGAGCGGCTTATCGACCGTCGCAACGGCGGTTTCCTCCGGCGGCGGGGTTTGCGCCCAGCACGTGGCCGACACGGCGAGCATCACGTTGAACAGGTCGGCCATCATTACGAACAGGTCCTATTCTTGGTTAGGCCCCCGTCCCGGACAGGACGGTGGAGATGGTACGACAGAGGATGAGGAAATCCAACTTGAGCGACCAGTTGTCGATGTAAAAGAGGTCGAGCTTCATCCATTCCTCGAAGCCGATGCGATTGCGTCCTTTGATCTGCCACAGACAGGTCAATCCCGGCCGCATGCTGAGCCGGCGGCGCTGCCAGCGATCGTAGCGCTCGACCTCTGACGGCAACGGCGGCCGCGGACCGACCAGCGACATGTCCCCCAACAGGACATTGAAGAGCTGCGGTAATTCGTCGAGGCTCCAGCGCCGCAGGAATCGGCCGATGCCCGTGATGCGCGGGTCGTTTTTGATCTTGAAGGCCGGTCCGTCCAGCTCGTTCATATGCGCAATTTCCGCCTGTCGCTCTTCGGCCGCGGCCTCCATCGTGCGGAATTTGAACATCTGAAACTCCCGGCCGTTCAGCCCGGAGCGGCGTTGGCGGAACAAGACCGGGCCGGGAGATCCGGCCTTGATGGCAAGGGCGCATATCGTCATTATCGGCGCGGAAACGATGATTCCGATAACCGCGATGATCACGTCCAGGGCCCGTTTGACGGAGAGCAGTTCCGGGGAATGCGGCGCGCGGCTGTAGGCCAGGAGCGGCAGGCCGTGGAAGTTCACCAATTCGGGCGATGAGTGGCATCGAAGCGATTCCGCCTGGACCTCGGCCGTTACACCGACCTCTTCACACAACCGGATATAGGGTTGCAGCCGCGTCAGTTCGTCCAACGGGGCACAAAACATTACCTCGTCCACCACCTGCCCATCCAGAATCGGGCCGAGTTGGTCGATGTCGCCCAGCACCGCGCCGGTCACCGCTTTCGACGCGTCCGTTTCCCAAAAACCGCGAAGATGCCCGAGCACCATGGGGCGGCCGAGCGCCGAGGCCCGCATAAGCCTCCGTAATCGGACGGCGTCGCGGCCGGTGCCGACGATGAGCACGTGCCGCCGCTGCCGGGAGCTGATCCACCGTCCCGCCAGGCTGTTTATACCGCGAATGGCGAGAGTGGTCGCAGGAATGAGGGCGAGAACGAAGCCGATTTGCGCCCGGGGGTAGAGGTCGCGGGCGAAAAGCAAGGCCAGTCCGGCGATCAGCAATCCGAGGCAGGCGCTGGCGGCGATGATGCTTCGGGCCAGCCATTGCCAGGAGCGCCAGCGAAGCTCGTACCAGCCGAGCCAATTGAGGATGATGGGCCATCCGACCGGCAGGAGCGCGAGGACCTTGACGTGGACCTCCCGGACGCTGCTGATCTTTCCGGCGAGCAACTCCGGCCACTCACAGTGCATGTAGAGGCGGCAGCGAAGAAGATCCGCGAGCACGTAGGTCAGGGCGACGGTGAGCGCATCGGCGGCGATCATCCCGACGCGAAGCTGTCGCCATGCTCGTGAGTGCGTCATCATGAAAAGTAGCGGCGGAGGAACAACGCGGTGAGTATAAGTCCGAAATGGCGGCCGGTCGAGAAGTAAGGGCGGCCCTTGCGAATCGGGAATGACTCGAAGGGCCGTGGACCCCTTGTATCAAGCCGATTTGGCGAGATCCTGTTTTCTTGTTTACGCGAGTGCAGTCCGGCGATAGGATGCCGCCGCACGGTCGAGCGAAGTAAGGCCGTGTTCAGGAGTCATCGCCAATGACGACGCAGCGAACCCTGGGGGATTTTGTTTGGTCGCGGCCCGACCCGAGCCTCACGTTCGTACGCGACCTCGGACTGGTGTTGGGCGGGAGCATGCTCATCGTGCTCGGCGCGAAACTGAGCGTGCCCTTTGTTCCGGTACCACTGACTTTTCAAGGTTTCGCGGTCGTGTTGGTCGGGGCGGCGCTCGGCAGCCGGCTTGGCGCTTTCGCCGCGATGGCTTACCTCATTGAAGGGCTCGCCGGATTGCCGGTGTTTGCTTTGCCGGGCGCGGGGCCCGGCTATTTCCTCGGTCCCACGGGCTGGACGGCCGGTTATCTCTTCTCCTTTCCCATTGCCGCCTGGGTCGTCGGCGCTTTGGCGGAGCAGGGTTGGGACCGGCGGTACCTTACGACCATTCTGGCATTGGCTGCAGGACAAGCCGTCATTTTGGCCGGTGGGTTCATCTGGCTCTCCTGGTTTGTTGGCTCGCGCGGGGCTTTTCTGACCGGCGTTGTGCCATTCTTGTTCGGCGACGTCCTCAAATCCGCCCTGGCTGCTCTCGCCCTGCCGGCCGCGTGGCGCCTTGTCGGTCGCCGCGCCGGGCAAACCGATCGCCCGTGACCCGGTACGCTTTTCTCACTTTACTCCTTGCCCTCCCTGCAGGCTGTCAACGTGACGGCGTCATCGAAGTCGATCTGACGGCGCAGCCGCCACGGTTCATCGTGCATCATCGGGGATGGCCCGCGCCGTTTCATTGGCCGCGGGTCACGGAATTCGCCATCGCCAGTGAGGAGGACGGCGGTATCTGGGTGCTGCGCTCTGCGACGTCGGAGGGCGAGCCGGCGCGGCAACTTGCTTTTGTGTTTGGCGAAGTTCCGCCGGGCTTCGTTCAGTTGACACCGGACAAGGCGGCGCGCGTTCGGCCGCTGGTGGTCGGTCGGACCTACTTTGTGGCTGCCGGCGGACCGACCTACGTCTACCGGATTGTTTTTGCGCTGCCCGTGGACACGTGGACCCCTGTTCAGCCATCGCCGACCACCTCTCCCGCCGTATTTCCCGCGAACTAGGCGGCCGATCCTGCACTCGCAGCCGCAGCCTTTGCGCTTTTCAACGCGTGCACGCTGCAAAAAAGCGGTGGTACGCCGCGCGACTTGAAAGTTACTTTTTTCAATTAACGCGTTGATTCGTGCGAGGTTACCTGCGCCCGCGCGCGGAATGAGGCGGCGCGAACCATTCGTGGCACGGGTATTGCTTTATCCGCCGCGGGCCACGGTGCGCTGGCGCGGCGCCTGCGCCGGCGACGATTGCGCGGTGACGCGCAAGGAAGGACGACCCATGAAAAAGTGGGAAGCGATGCTTCGCGAAGACAGGAAATCGGCCGATGCTCAAGCTGTCGCGGCGCGTGATTGGAGCGCGATCGGCGCGCGGATACGGCAATGGGCGCTGACGGCGACGACCGTACACCTTGCCGAGAGCGCTGAGGCGCATCGCGTCGCGCCGGTGAACGAAAAGAAGGATTGATCGATGATCTATGGGTTGTGGCAATCGGCCGCGGGCCTGCAAACGCAGGACTATCGCCAGGCGATCATCGCCAACAACCTGGCGAACGTCGACACGCCCGGCTTCAAACCCGATCGGATCGCGTTTCGCGAGCGGCTCTCCGCCGCCTTCGCGGGCGCTCCGCGGCCGACGCGGCACCCCGTCCTCGACGCGCTGCCCGGCGGATTGTTTGAGACGCCGGTTCACACCGACTATTCGACCGCGTCCATCGAAACCACAACGAACCCCCTGGATGTCGCCATCGATGGCGGCGGCTTCCTGACAGTCCGAACTCCCGAGGGCCTGCGCTACACCCGCGACGGACGCATGACGCTGAGTCGCGACGGCGAATTGCGGCACGCGTCGAGCGGTTTTCCCATGGTCGATGCCGAGGGTCGATCGCTGTTGCTCGAACCTTCGCAGCCCGGACAAATCAAGATTGACGAGCAGGGCCGGGTGAAGCAGGGCGAACGAACCGCCGGCCGGCTGGCCGTCGTCGATTTCGCCGATCGGAGCGCGTTGGAGAAAACCGGACAGAACCTCTTTGTGTCGGATCGCGCCCGAGCGACTCCCTCCTCGGGCACGGTCCGGCAATTTGCCGTCGAGGCCTCCGGCGCCGATCCGATCACGTCGCTCGTGGAGATGATCGACGCGACGCGGGCGTATCAGCTCAACGCCAACATGCTCACCTTGCAGGATGAATCGCTCGGACGACTGGTGAACGAATTGGGACGAATCGGTTGATCGACGGTTGAAGACGTCGTCAACGCCGTGAGAACTATGCCATGCCCATTCAAGCACTGAACACCGCCGCCAGCGGCATGAGGGCGATGGACACCAAGCTCAGCGTGGTGGCCAACAACCTCGCCAATATCGAGACCGTGGCGTTCAAGAAGTCGCGGGTCAATTTCGAGGATCTTTTCTACCGCACGATCCAGGAGCCCGGCCTGCGGAATGCACTGGAACAGCCACTCCCCCTTGGACAACAGATCGGTCTGGGTGTGCAGGTCTCCAATACCCAGCTCAATTTCGAACAGGGCGCTCTGGACGGCACGGGGCATCCGCTCGATCTCGCCATCGAAGGCGACGGCTTCTTCCAGGTGCAGGCCGTCATCGACGGTGCTGAACAGACGGTCTATACGCGGGCGGGGAACTTTACGCAAAACGCCAACGGCGAAATTGTGTTGGGCAATTCCATCGGGGC
This window harbors:
- a CDS encoding N-acetylmuramoyl-L-alanine amidase-like domain-containing protein: MAYRRVFLAFFLMAGGACSSSPSIHQSHSSEIRIHELDEKRLDAYLCRLAREEPDYRKRVALVARTTIGQPYRLGPLGEYPFELYDPDPLYCLTAGDCVTFVEQTIAMALAHDWPSFFQTLQRLRYKDGRIGMLSRNHFTETDWNLNNAWLLEDVTKKLPGAAAYRVRVDRAAFFKQFGLAYSADPIDFEDAHVPRRYFPEVLPLLQDADVVEFVRADKGQLYVGHLGFVFHNASAAPTLLHATKPAVREEPLAEYLARHDNVAGIKVLRLRSEKSVTP
- a CDS encoding biotin transporter BioY, with amino-acid sequence MTTQRTLGDFVWSRPDPSLTFVRDLGLVLGGSMLIVLGAKLSVPFVPVPLTFQGFAVVLVGAALGSRLGAFAAMAYLIEGLAGLPVFALPGAGPGYFLGPTGWTAGYLFSFPIAAWVVGALAEQGWDRRYLTTILALAAGQAVILAGGFIWLSWFVGSRGAFLTGVVPFLFGDVLKSALAALALPAAWRLVGRRAGQTDRP
- a CDS encoding peptidylprolyl isomerase, giving the protein MMADLFNVMLAVSATCWAQTPPPEETAVATVDKPLASMVRAVLRTDRATIPVGSEVFVEFAIENMTDEPVKLVVPGALEGRARPEWGMGLPLEHVFSATDFKGLDVASEDFPNLGDRITRKPDFPVAPVTLAPFATIGLRFDVSRFYPGLHQAGVYQLRWRPYGGALEAPPLVLNVVQYKQVVMDTEHGALTLQLLYDKAPRHVANFLDLVERRFYSNKTFHMVYDHQFILGGCPNGDGTGKRPDGATLPPEFNDTPFELGTVGMALIAGDPNSGSSQFFICLSRQPAWDGRYTAFAQITGPQSLATLRKLGEVPTDENRRPLKPLIIKSITAADVGAPLRSGT
- a CDS encoding sugar transferase encodes the protein MMTHSRAWRQLRVGMIAADALTVALTYVLADLLRCRLYMHCEWPELLAGKISSVREVHVKVLALLPVGWPIILNWLGWYELRWRSWQWLARSIIAASACLGLLIAGLALLFARDLYPRAQIGFVLALIPATTLAIRGINSLAGRWISSRQRRHVLIVGTGRDAVRLRRLMRASALGRPMVLGHLRGFWETDASKAVTGAVLGDIDQLGPILDGQVVDEVMFCAPLDELTRLQPYIRLCEEVGVTAEVQAESLRCHSSPELVNFHGLPLLAYSRAPHSPELLSVKRALDVIIAVIGIIVSAPIMTICALAIKAGSPGPVLFRQRRSGLNGREFQMFKFRTMEAAAEERQAEIAHMNELDGPAFKIKNDPRITGIGRFLRRWSLDELPQLFNVLLGDMSLVGPRPPLPSEVERYDRWQRRRLSMRPGLTCLWQIKGRNRIGFEEWMKLDLFYIDNWSLKLDFLILCRTISTVLSGTGA
- the recR gene encoding recombination mediator RecR, producing MPDPTPSSLTRLMSEFEKLPGIGPRSAERLAFHILKSDKDKALALASAIREVKENVRHCKICYNLTETDPCAICADSRRDQAVIFVVEQPKDVLLLEATGLIRGVYHVLLGHIAPLDGIEPGDLTIDALVARVKSGAVREVVLATNPTLEGEGTALHIKSVLAPHGVQVTRLARGLPTGSQIEYATRAVLQDAIEGRGSF
- a CDS encoding YbaB/EbfC family nucleoid-associated protein; this encodes MFGSLGDLAGLMKQAKQMQSKMKEMQETLANARFEADSGAGAVTATVSGKLELVGLKISPSAVTDDVELLEDLVKSAVAAAQRKANEGVKAQMQQITGGMNLPGLEGMLGGQ
- the flgG gene encoding flagellar basal-body rod protein FlgG, producing MPIQALNTAASGMRAMDTKLSVVANNLANIETVAFKKSRVNFEDLFYRTIQEPGLRNALEQPLPLGQQIGLGVQVSNTQLNFEQGALDGTGHPLDLAIEGDGFFQVQAVIDGAEQTVYTRAGNFTQNANGEIVLGNSIGARLEPQVSIPQDAVEIQVGQNGLIAVRTQGSQEFQDVGQIELARFINPAGLKQLGKNLYQQTDATGPPITGNPTQDGLGTILQANLELSNVDPVRELVELIKTQRAFELNSQSIQSADQTLQTINNLRRF
- the rpoN gene encoding RNA polymerase factor sigma-54; protein product: MSQYLSMLPSQQMRLEQRLTPQLIQSMEILTLPLLALEAKVREELESNPVLEELEPEAPPTDKAPREDLPASESNNAEAESFERLERMSREMEFDPGDLPYGRGGAGGGMNTDRDSKLDAMANTASRGECLRDQLLKQWSLVDTSPEIKQAGEAIIDWLDEDGYLRTEEEHHPTRDNGDTPEATPLIIERSPEQHAQLMEQIARSRTPPPQFTVLNEALALVQTLEPTGVAARDLSECLLIQLRAKQEANPDGPEANPLCEELVRHHLGDLARNLYPAVSKATGASIDEIKDALKTIGKLNHHPGLLVQPSNVPRISPDILVDYAEEGDGYTLRLARGNSPRLRISHQYRQMLQDRSTDKATRDFIKGRIESASVLKDAIEYRRQRLLQIGHILLERQREFFDYGPQFLKVLRMRDLAEELGCDPSTISRTVDGKYIQSPRGLYPLRQFFAGGTTVGSGETVTWDSMKARVKEIIDGEDKTKPLTDDEIVKIYNQTAKIPVARRTVAKYRQQLGIPPHRERRVY
- a CDS encoding flagellar hook-basal body protein gives rise to the protein MIYGLWQSAAGLQTQDYRQAIIANNLANVDTPGFKPDRIAFRERLSAAFAGAPRPTRHPVLDALPGGLFETPVHTDYSTASIETTTNPLDVAIDGGGFLTVRTPEGLRYTRDGRMTLSRDGELRHASSGFPMVDAEGRSLLLEPSQPGQIKIDEQGRVKQGERTAGRLAVVDFADRSALEKTGQNLFVSDRARATPSSGTVRQFAVEASGADPITSLVEMIDATRAYQLNANMLTLQDESLGRLVNELGRIG
- the dnaX gene encoding DNA polymerase III subunit gamma/tau — translated: MSYTVLARKFRSRTFDEVVGQSAVTTTLKNAISQNRVHHGYLFCGTRGVGKTSVARILAKALNCLSAEGPTTTPCGTCDSCQMIARGEDMDVVEIDAASNTGVDHIRELRTNAVYRPTRSRFKVYIIDEVHMLSTGAFNALLKTLEEPPGHVKFIMATTESQKVPATILSRVQRFDFKSISPAEIAEQMTKICADEGIEAEPEALKRLARLANGSMRDGLSLLDQVISMAGRVSLQVVNEILPAAHDELFAALIDRLAEHDAAGVLAVADQSLSQGHALDHWCNLLISQIRDLMLMRLCGEQTDLVDVPAGLRSSLAEQCKKFDGGAYVYFISVLEELRRSVKSSGSGRPLVEAALVRMAEAANFSSIESLLAQVQGGASTHRPTPSSAPPPRIATSTPAAASPPVPPPSNAPPRTAPAPPMKKRDPIASAASPPVNPVTKRMTQADLKAAHAEPMVQAALEVFGGQIVHVQRDGADAPAPSTEH